A window of Komagataeibacter medellinensis NBRC 3288 contains these coding sequences:
- the leuD gene encoding 3-isopropylmalate dehydratase small subunit — MDKFTILTAIAAVLPEENIDTDKIIPARFLKTTKRSGLGVHAFDSMRYRPDGTENPDFVLNQEPYRKAEILITYDNLGCGSSREHAPWALLDFGIRCVIAPSFADIFNNNCFKNGILPIALPREVCTELMDDARQGANSRLTVDLTRQVIVRPDGKEVPFDVDPLRKQLLLEGLDDIGQTLQHEKEITTFEERRARAQPWIPHIVLD, encoded by the coding sequence ATGGATAAATTCACCATTCTTACGGCCATTGCCGCCGTCTTGCCGGAAGAAAACATTGATACCGACAAGATCATTCCGGCGCGGTTCCTCAAGACCACCAAGCGCTCCGGTCTAGGTGTGCATGCGTTCGACAGTATGCGTTATCGGCCTGATGGCACGGAAAATCCCGATTTTGTGCTGAATCAGGAACCGTATCGCAAGGCCGAGATCCTGATTACGTACGATAACCTTGGCTGCGGGTCGTCGCGTGAACATGCGCCATGGGCGCTGCTGGATTTCGGTATCCGCTGCGTCATCGCGCCATCCTTCGCCGATATTTTTAACAACAACTGTTTCAAGAACGGCATCCTGCCGATCGCGCTGCCGCGTGAAGTCTGCACGGAACTGATGGATGACGCCCGTCAGGGTGCCAATTCCCGCCTTACGGTTGATCTGACGCGGCAGGTGATTGTTCGCCCCGACGGCAAGGAAGTGCCGTTCGACGTTGATCCGCTACGCAAGCAGCTGTTGCTGGAAGGGCTGGATGATATCGGCCAGACGCTTCAGCATGAAAAGGAGATCACGACCTTTGAGGAGCGTCGTGCCAGGGCGCAGCCGTGGATTCCGCACATCGTCCTTGACTGA
- the leuB gene encoding 3-isopropylmalate dehydrogenase, whose amino-acid sequence MSAPKKLLILPGDGIGPEIMQEARRIMDWMAQARGIRFDISEDLVGGASLAAHGQPITQQVIDAARAADAVLFGSVGDPKWASAGFDRRPEIAILKLRQELGLFANLRPAKVFDSLLDASTLKPDVIRGLDIMIVRETVGGIYFGTPRGIETLPDGSRRGINTEVYTTAEIERVARVAFDLARKRDNRVCSVEKCNVMESGLLWKEVVTTLHEREYKDVELSHMLADNCAMQMVRNPRQFDVIVTGNLFGDLLSDLASMLTGSLGMLPSATLGAKGEDGRTPALYEPIHGSAPDIAGQGKANPLAQILSFAMLLRYSFDMQEDAAMIEQAVSNVLTHGLRTPDIMSVGKMEVNTAGMGKAVVAELDRLNKAA is encoded by the coding sequence ATGTCCGCACCCAAGAAGCTTCTGATTCTGCCAGGCGATGGCATCGGCCCCGAAATCATGCAAGAGGCCCGGCGCATCATGGACTGGATGGCGCAGGCGCGTGGCATCCGTTTCGATATCAGCGAAGATCTGGTGGGCGGCGCGTCGCTGGCGGCGCATGGCCAGCCGATCACGCAGCAGGTGATTGACGCGGCACGGGCGGCAGATGCGGTGCTGTTTGGTTCGGTGGGTGACCCGAAATGGGCGTCGGCCGGGTTTGATCGCCGGCCTGAAATCGCGATCCTCAAGCTGCGTCAGGAACTGGGCCTGTTCGCCAACCTGCGTCCGGCCAAGGTATTTGATTCGCTGCTCGATGCCAGCACGCTCAAGCCCGATGTCATTCGTGGGCTGGACATCATGATCGTGCGTGAAACCGTGGGCGGCATTTATTTCGGTACCCCGCGCGGGATCGAGACGCTGCCCGATGGGTCACGTCGCGGCATCAATACAGAAGTCTATACTACAGCGGAAATAGAGCGCGTGGCTCGCGTCGCCTTCGACCTGGCGCGCAAGCGCGACAATCGCGTGTGCTCGGTTGAAAAGTGCAACGTGATGGAAAGCGGCCTGCTGTGGAAAGAGGTCGTGACCACCCTGCATGAGCGCGAATACAAGGACGTGGAACTGAGCCACATGCTGGCCGATAACTGTGCCATGCAGATGGTGCGCAACCCGCGGCAGTTTGATGTGATTGTGACCGGTAACCTGTTTGGTGACCTGCTGTCCGACCTTGCCTCCATGCTGACCGGCAGCCTTGGCATGCTGCCTTCGGCAACACTGGGGGCGAAGGGCGAGGATGGTCGCACGCCTGCGTTGTATGAGCCGATCCACGGCAGCGCGCCCGACATCGCAGGGCAGGGCAAGGCGAACCCGCTGGCGCAGATTCTCTCCTTCGCCATGCTGCTGCGTTATTCGTTCGACATGCAGGAAGATGCCGCCATGATCGAACAGGCGGTATCCAACGTGCTGACGCACGGCCTGCGCACGCCCGACATCATGAGCGTGGGCAAAATGGAAGTGAATACCGCTGGTATGGGTAAAGCCGTCGTGGCTGAACTGGACCGGTTGAACAAGGCAGCCTGA